One Acropora palmata chromosome 2, jaAcrPala1.3, whole genome shotgun sequence genomic window carries:
- the LOC141874063 gene encoding uncharacterized protein LOC141874063, with amino-acid sequence MGCSLISLAIFMATATATRETTKVNVCSSTESYTLSPWLAYDGDDVTTTDVSYHLWNAYGKTWTEMSHWDDSKGCFIPNKTLADGSGLQCSYDGKLIVERSKGWPLGTYVRYWVQSALSNGSYDRHFYEVKFTHCLKTWIGASINLIDEIEKVLLDASKRVIEITFLDRNDTKFAVCNPERCLKLVNVSKTGSGPWLSWTSRLDDSGGKLELKRIEKSDNQRDIQVRIILSSLKSDIGSEKIDLPLRILVDSFQGSELSVTDKAYTLHLSTFWGFSQPSAENERTRTSPTWPTSSSARLPVKYCISAIILIVTVASFLN; translated from the exons caacagcaacagcgACCCGAGAAACCACGAAGGTAAACGTTTGTTCCAGCACTGAATCGTATACGTTATCTCCATGGCTTGCGTACGACGGAGATGACGTCACGACAACTGACGTCTCATATCATCTCTGGAATGCATACGGCAAGACCTGGACTGAAATGTCTCATTGGGATGACTCCAAAGGTTGTTTCATTCCAAACAAAACCTTAGCAGATGGCAGTGGGCTTCAATGCTCCTACGACGGGAAGCTTATTGTAGAACGATCAAAAGGATGGCCTCTTGGAACATATGTCCGTTACTGGGTTCAAAGTGCGCTGTCAAACGGTTCCTATGATCGCCACTTCTACGAAGTCAAGTTTACCCATT GTTTGAAAACCTGGATTGGTGCATCAATTAACTTAATTGATGAAATAGAAAAAGTGTTACTTGATGCATCGAAAAGGGTGATCGAGATTACATTTTTGGACAGAAACGATACCAAGTTCGCCGTTTGCAATCCTGAGCGATGCTTGAAGTTGGTAAACGTCAGTAAAACAGGAAGTGGTCCCTGGTTATCCTGGACAAGCCGGTTAGATGATAGTGGGGGAAAGTTGGAgttgaaaagaattgaaaagagtGATAACCAACGCGACATTCAAGTGAGGATTATTTTATCCTCACTGAAAAGCGACATAGGAAGCGAGAAAATTGACTTACCGTTGAGGATTCTCGTTGATTCTTTCCAAG GATCAGAGCTCTCTGTAACAGACAAAGCCTACACTCTACATCTATCCACGTTCTGGGGATTTTCGCAACCATCAGCGGAGAATGAAAGGACAAGAACCTCTCCCACGTGGCCAACGTCCTCTTCTGCTCGTTTGCCAGTAAAATATTGCATATCTGCAATTATTCTCATTGTGACTGTGGCTAGCTTTCTAAATTAG